The following proteins come from a genomic window of Oscillatoria sp. FACHB-1407:
- a CDS encoding polyribonucleotide nucleotidyltransferase: protein MKEIDKSISFDGRDIRLKIGLLAPQAGGSVLVQSEDTAVFVSATRAAAREGIDFLPLLVDYEERLYAAGRIPGGFLRREGRPPEKATLISRLIDRPMRPLFPGWLRDDIQIVATTLSMDERVPPDVLAVTGASIATLLAQIPFNGPMAAVRVGLIGDDFIINPTYHEIEAGDLDLVVAGSPEGVIMVEAGANQLPEQDIIEAIDFGYEAVRDLIQAQRDLIAEIGIEIVPPAEPEKDPAMEQLGQFIAERATGEIKQILSRFEYTKTQRDDALDTIKSELAIEIAALPEDNPIRVVTEADSRNLSGSFKSLTKTLMRRQVIEDGVRVDGRKLNEVRKISCRTGILPPRVHGSALFQRELTQVMSVVTLGTPGEAQELDDLHPDEQKRYMHHYNMPPYSVGETKPLRSPGRREVGHGALAERALVPVLPPREAFPYVIRVVSEVLSSNGSTSMGSVCGSTLALMDAGVPITKPVSGAAMGLIKEGDDVRILTDIQGIEDFLGDMDFKVAGTDTGITALQMDMKINGLPISIVADAINQAKEARVHILGKMMEAIDKPRTNLSPFAPRLMTIKIDPELIGMIIGPGGKTIKGITEQTGAKIDIEDDGTVTISAVDGEKAKQARGIIEGMTRKLSAGDVYVGKVTRIIPIGAFVEFLPGKEGMIHISQLADYRVGRVEDEVAVGDEVIVKVREIDSRGRINLTRLGIHPDEAAAAREAVAE, encoded by the coding sequence TTGAAGGAAATAGATAAGTCAATATCCTTTGATGGACGGGATATTCGACTGAAGATTGGTCTGCTTGCACCGCAAGCAGGCGGTTCGGTATTGGTTCAATCGGAAGATACAGCCGTATTTGTCTCGGCAACGCGAGCCGCAGCCAGAGAGGGAATTGACTTTTTACCGCTGTTAGTGGATTACGAAGAGCGTTTATATGCAGCGGGTCGCATTCCTGGTGGATTTTTGCGACGAGAAGGACGACCTCCTGAAAAGGCAACGTTAATTAGCCGATTGATCGATCGCCCTATGCGTCCTCTGTTCCCCGGTTGGTTACGCGATGACATTCAAATCGTGGCAACCACATTATCGATGGATGAGCGAGTTCCCCCGGATGTGTTAGCGGTTACTGGTGCGTCGATCGCCACGTTGTTAGCTCAAATTCCCTTTAATGGACCGATGGCAGCGGTTCGGGTTGGGTTGATTGGCGATGACTTTATCATTAACCCTACCTACCACGAAATTGAAGCGGGAGATCTGGATCTGGTCGTGGCTGGTTCACCAGAAGGGGTGATCATGGTGGAAGCTGGAGCGAACCAACTGCCAGAGCAAGACATTATTGAGGCGATCGACTTCGGCTATGAGGCGGTTCGGGATTTAATTCAGGCACAACGCGACCTGATAGCAGAGATTGGTATTGAGATTGTACCTCCGGCAGAGCCTGAAAAAGATCCGGCAATGGAGCAGTTGGGACAGTTCATTGCGGAACGGGCTACGGGTGAGATTAAGCAAATCCTGAGTCGATTTGAATACACCAAGACTCAGCGGGATGATGCCCTAGACACAATCAAAAGTGAGCTTGCAATCGAGATTGCGGCTCTGCCTGAAGACAACCCCATTCGGGTGGTGACAGAGGCAGACTCTCGCAATCTATCGGGTTCCTTTAAGAGCTTGACTAAGACTCTGATGCGGCGTCAGGTGATCGAAGATGGCGTTCGGGTCGATGGTCGCAAGCTCAATGAAGTCCGTAAGATTAGCTGTCGCACTGGAATTCTGCCGCCACGAGTTCACGGTAGCGCACTGTTCCAGCGGGAGTTGACCCAAGTGATGTCGGTGGTGACGCTGGGTACTCCGGGAGAGGCACAGGAATTGGATGACCTCCATCCCGATGAGCAAAAACGCTACATGCACCACTACAACATGCCTCCCTACTCCGTAGGCGAAACGAAACCGTTGCGATCGCCCGGTCGGCGTGAGGTGGGTCACGGGGCACTGGCAGAGCGGGCATTGGTGCCTGTGCTGCCCCCCAGAGAAGCGTTTCCCTATGTGATTCGGGTTGTATCGGAGGTGCTGTCCTCCAACGGTTCCACCTCAATGGGGTCGGTCTGTGGTTCAACCCTGGCGTTGATGGATGCAGGGGTTCCCATTACCAAACCTGTGAGTGGCGCGGCGATGGGCTTGATCAAGGAAGGGGATGACGTTCGCATCCTCACCGACATTCAAGGCATCGAAGACTTTTTGGGCGACATGGACTTTAAAGTAGCAGGCACGGATACAGGTATCACTGCCTTGCAAATGGACATGAAGATCAATGGTCTGCCCATTAGTATTGTGGCGGATGCAATTAACCAGGCAAAAGAAGCCCGGGTTCACATTCTCGGCAAGATGATGGAGGCGATCGATAAGCCTCGTACCAACCTGTCACCGTTTGCGCCTCGCCTCATGACTATCAAGATTGATCCTGAGCTGATTGGCATGATCATCGGTCCCGGTGGTAAGACCATTAAGGGCATCACGGAGCAAACGGGAGCCAAAATCGACATCGAAGATGATGGAACCGTTACCATTTCTGCGGTGGATGGCGAGAAGGCAAAACAGGCTCGTGGCATCATCGAGGGCATGACTCGCAAACTCAGTGCGGGCGATGTCTATGTCGGTAAGGTGACTCGCATTATCCCAATTGGGGCGTTTGTGGAGTTCCTTCCTGGCAAAGAGGGGATGATTCACATCTCACAACTGGCAGACTATCGCGTCGGCAGAGTGGAAGATGAAGTCGCGGTCGGTGACGAAGTGATCGTCAAAGTCCGTGAGATCGACAGTCGTGGTCGGATTAACCTGACTCGTCTGGGCATCCATCCTGATGAAGCCGCAGCGGCACGAGAAGCAGTGGCAGAATAG
- the mreD gene encoding rod shape-determining protein MreD has product MINSSAWSPYARQLLNWGVTAGSVLLCLFILPTRFPGMQLLGVGPNWLLIWVVAWSVKRSPWQGAIAGLTLGLIQDGMTAPHPTHALSLAIVGFLTARLQKQRYVQEDFISVALIVFGMAVIAETVTAIQFSLSGFGGNSALANRTLTEIWFYHQRIALSSAILSSLWAPAIYYPLNRWWEQMGDQEQVPT; this is encoded by the coding sequence ATGATTAACTCATCCGCCTGGAGCCCCTATGCACGTCAACTCCTCAACTGGGGAGTGACGGCGGGCTCTGTTCTGTTGTGCTTGTTTATTCTGCCAACCCGTTTTCCAGGGATGCAACTCTTGGGCGTAGGTCCAAACTGGTTGCTGATTTGGGTGGTGGCGTGGAGTGTGAAGCGATCGCCTTGGCAGGGAGCGATCGCCGGACTCACGCTCGGCTTAATTCAAGATGGTATGACGGCACCCCACCCAACCCATGCTCTCAGTTTGGCGATCGTGGGGTTCCTCACAGCACGTTTGCAGAAGCAACGCTATGTCCAGGAAGACTTTATCTCTGTTGCGCTGATTGTTTTTGGCATGGCAGTCATTGCTGAAACGGTTACAGCAATTCAATTTAGCCTATCTGGATTTGGTGGTAATTCAGCCTTAGCGAACCGGACGTTGACAGAGATCTGGTTTTATCATCAGCGCATTGCTTTGAGTTCAGCCATTCTCAGTAGCCTGTGGGCACCTGCTATCTATTACCCGCTCAATCGCTGGTGGGAGCAGATGGGAGATCAAGAACAGGTTCCCACCTGA